gctgattaatcattttgctatgtattgaattgcttggatgatttctgtaagtatgtGCTTTTCTTGactgtgttggatattgtctatttcttttctctgtccagacttcttgagaactttgtaaattctgtttaattttttcgtgagtctttatttttctgtctgCTGAGTTTGTGTCACCTTCCTAaaagtcctttgaactattccctgatttgcgtcttgattttgcccaggagtgcaaaagactaagtgtggtctattttgatgagtcaatattttattgatttcacttagcttattgtaccgaatttaatcaaggaattgtgcttgaatgtacaatattatcctatttttcctaattgtgtttaatttgattggaaattcttattttaactaatttgaattatctgagctaattattttgtaaggaaaaattttgaaaatagaaattgTGACATTTGGAAGGATAATTATTCACACACTGTGCTATTTAATTGAAAGAAGTTATACTGTATTATTTTGTGTTGAATAAAGAAAAGATGTACCGGAGACTTCAGTTAGAACATGCGCTTTGGCTTGGTTAAAAgagtagaagagagaaaattcaACTCGTTTTCTTTTGGAAGGAAGGCACATGGGCGTTGCATCTTTGAGAGAAGGTGACATCCACATGACATGGGAATGGTgtgaaattgattaattatgGAGAGGATGTGCGTGAAAGTTCCGTTCCTACTTCTACACATAGAAgtttttggttttatattattttaacaaagaGAAGGATGTACACGTAttgaaggaaagaaaatatataattggtGTGTACATGCCACGGTTTCACAACAAAGGTGGAGGGACCCTTACTCAATTTTGATTCAAGAAAAGTCTTAAGACAATTTGACTTGGAACAAACCAACAAAGAAACTCACGGCTGCAACATCACAGTGGAAGCATGACATGGAACTACACATTTGTGAAAATGTTCCAACAAAGCATAGACAACACCACCACGTGAAGCTATACTCCATGCTGGTTCAACTTAGGAAATGCACACGGGATGGGGAATTGAAAGTATATGAacttgataatataaaaaaaaaagagacttCATTCCCTTCATGCACATGGTCATGGCCAAACACATTGCTGCTGCATCCAGAATATACCAGTTTCGGTTTTCCCAGCAGCTGCCTTGCATCCAGAAGAGCTCACGGCTACTATAGAGAAAAATGCACAcggagagaagaaagaagtgtTGTCAAGGCATGGTTGAAAAGCTCCAAGCACGACTGACTTCATTTGGAAGAAGTGgtgtttctatattaattaggtGTGTGGGGTGAAGTCACGTTCAGGTACTGCAGCGGGCTTCACTGGATTCATTTGGATTCATGAAGAGTTATTTTCGTTTAGGAGGAGTTTGATAATGGAGAGTCCACTTCCTTTTGGTACATCCATGAGATGCATTTTAGAGATGATTAATTGGTGAAAAAAACTAAAAGTCAAAAAAAAGTAGGGACCAAAACTTGGAATGAAGAAGTgggttttcttttaaatattggAAAGTGAAAATTGGACCGTGAAAGGGAGAAGAAGACACAGACATCAATTTAATGAAGGACCCCATCACTCATTTTTGTCATCCTTCCAAGCAAATAAAAGGGTGATGGATTGAAGAACCAAAGGAGGGTGTGGAAGGGGGAGCCGTGAAGAGCTGCAGCAGGGGGCTGGAAAAATCCAGCAAGGGGCTGGACAGTAAAGGGGCTGGAATAGCAGATGGAATCACACTACAACATGGAGTGTTACGGTTAAGATGTTGAGCAGTGTACACCATAGGTTCCAATTTTATTTGCTGTAATCAATTTcagtttgatttaattttctgaatttccaaatctgttactgttttattttgattctgtaatttaatttctactgTTGTATTTTAATGGtgctgtaatttaatttctgttgtaattaaatgtgtgaattatgttttctacaaattaatttcttttgtctttgctGTTAATTATTTCACTTTGAATTATTTACTGTAATTTGGTTTTCTATATTTTGGTGCAGtaattctgtttctgttttcatattttacaatttactgtTTTTcgtattttactgttttactgtaTTTCTGTATTCCGTTTTTACTATTTCTGTATTACTGTTATTTAGATTCTACAATTATGTAATTATTGTTTTGCTATTATTAATTAcagttgtaattttattttctaaaatttactgatttactgttttactgtttgactgttttctttatttttgttttctgtattttcaatTATGGTACTGCAGTTTTTCTATTTCAGATTTACTGTTTTTGTTGTAAAAatttactgctgtaatttattttctaattctactattttctgtatttattatgtactgtattttagtttttctgtattttcgttttctgtattttagttttctgttccagatttattttttactgttttacctTGCTGTATTTTCGTTTTACTGTAGCAAAtcgtttttactattttaattttgttttactattttaatttcgtttttaccattttcactattttaaattttacggTTTTGTTTTTACTGATGTTTTTACTTCTGTGTTTAATGTTTCATGTTTTATTAACGTTTAATGTTCCCGCgttaattttatatcttttaccGTTTggtttttaatgttttgaattttactTTATCGTTTTCACATTTActgttttaaagttaattttcagtttaatttcattttactgcataaaaaccaaaaacattcataaaccccccccccccccccccccccacttcgtgtaaaaaaaatctgagactaaaccaccaaaattggtccttgagagacgacctaggagtcacatcctagttAATATACTGCATTCattattgcacatcaaatttgtatgggtcGCGACAGCTCGTATCAGTGGTTAAGGGATATAGAGAAGATCTTCAATGCCAAGAGGTGTCCAGATGAGAATAGATTAGCGTACGCAGAATATTTGTTGACGGGAGAAGCGAGTCATTGGTGGACGAGCGCGAGAGCCATTCTAGCGGACGCGCAACAGCCGATCACTTGGGAAGTGTTTAGAActaagttttatgaagaatacttCCCGGACAGCGTTCGGTTTGCGAAGGAGGTGGAATTTCTACAACTGGTTCAAGGGGGTATGTCTGTTTCCGAATACACCAATAAGTTCAAGCACCTCGTCAGATTCAATACTATGGCCACGAGTGAAGTGTGGCAGTGTAGAAAATTTGAGAACGGATTGCGGAGTGACCTGAAAGTACTGATTTCCAGTTTGTGTATCCGAACGTTCCCTGCTATGGTTGAGAGAGCCAAAGTATTGGAGAGGAACATGGCAGAAGTGGAACGGCAAAAGAAGCAGCAGCAAGCGAGTAGGGGACCGATAGTGTCCAGGGGAGGTACTGTCCAGAGGAGACCTCCTTACGCTCATCCAAACCAGTCTTCTCAAACGAACGGATCTCAAGCAGTGGTTCCTGTCGGACAGTCTGGACAGGGAAGTGTGGTTTGCTACCAGTGTGGAGGGCCACATTATAGGTCTTCATGCCCTCAGTTGGTGGGAGTAAAGCACTGTAATCGTTGTGGAAGAAACGGGCACTCGGATCATGAGTGCAATATGAGTGGGCGTGCGGTGATGAGGCCACCCAATGCTGGAAGAAATCAGCCAAGAGGAGGACGAGCCCAAGCAAGCGGGCGAGTGTATGCTATAACGAGCGCTGAGGCAGCGAGCTCAGGTAACCTTAtaattggtgaatgcatgcTGTTTGGTAGATCGTGTTGTGCCTtatatgattcgggggcaacgcactccttcatctcgaaggcgtgtgttgaaaaGCTGGGATTAGAAGTAAGCGAGATGCagtttgatctggtggtgtctaccccagcagctggtgaggttaggacgtccactATGTGCGTCAAGTGTCCTATAGAAGTGGAGGGACGTAAGTTTAAGGTTAGCctcatctgcttacctcttcaaggtttggaggtgatcttaggaatggattggttggctgccaatcgcattcttattgattgtggagcgaaggaattaatttttcctggtgaagaagaagaagttctttcagtgacgctcggtcagctgaaAGAAGACATTATGGAAGGCGCCAGCTGTTTCCTGATTATGACTCAAGAGGATCAGGAATCCAAGGGAATGGTAGAAGAACGATCGTCCACCAGAAGCGGTACTGGACGATCGGTTGTGGATGAGTTCGCGGACGTTTTTCCGGAAGAGATTCCTGGACTTCCCCCTCAGCGTGAAGTGGAGTTCACCATTGATTTGGTGACGACAGCGACTCCTATCTCGGTTCAGCCATATCGAATGTCGCCTGCGgagttagctgaactcaaggagaagattgaagagttgatagagaagaaattcattaggccgagcgtatcaccttggggagcgcccgtGCTGTTAGTaaggaagaaggatggcagctctcggttatGTATAGACTACAGACAATTaaataagctgaccatcaagaacaagtacccatTGCCTAGGATTGATGACTTGCTGGATTAATTACATGGGGCTGCTGTGTTCTCGAAGATTGATTTGAGATccggatatcatcaaatcaggGTTAAGGAAGACGACATCCAGAAGACGGCATTCAGGTCTCGTTATGGGCATTATGAGTATGTGGTGATGCCTTTTGGAGTAACGAACGCTCCAGCAGTGTTCATTGAGTATATGAACCGCATATTCAGGCCCtatttggataagtttgtggtcgtcttcatagatgatattctcatctattcCAAGACCGAAGGCGAGCATGAAGAGCATCTTAGACTTGTACTTGGAGTGTTGCGGGAGAAggagttatatgccaagttgtctaAGTGCGAATTCTAGATGAAGGAGATTCAGTTTTTGGGTCATGTAGTGTCGGCTGGAGGCATCTCTGTGGATCCAGCGAAAGTGCGAGCGGTactggaatgggagagtccgcgTTCGGTCACTGAGGTGCGTAGTTTTGTTGGACTGGCGGGCTACTACAGACGTTTCATTGAAGGCTTTGCTAAGATAGTGGCGCCGCTAACTCACTTGACCCGAAAAGATcagccgttcgcttggaccgatcgttgTGAGGCCAGTTTCCaagagttgaaggtgaaattgacgagcgctccagtgttAGTTATTCCGGACACGTCTAAACCGTTCGAGGTATACTGCGACGCTTCTCACCAAGGTCTGGGATTTGTTTTGATGCAAGAAAAGCGAGCGGTAGCTTATGCGTCTCGTCAGTTGAGGATTCACGAAAGGaattacccaacgcacgacctggaattggcagcggtcgtttttgcgctgaagatttggaggcatttcTTGTACGGATCCACGTTCCAAGttttcagtgatcacaagagtctcaagtacctctttgatcagaaggagttgaatatgaggcagaggaggtggcttgagttcttgAAGGATTATGATTTCGAGCTACTCTATCATCTAGGAAAGGCGAACGTGGTAGCGGATGCTCTAAGCAGAAAAGTGGTGCATGTGTCGTCCATGATGGTGCGCGAGCTGAGTTTAGTGGAGAGTttcagagatctaaggttacagtttGAGTTAGAACCGAGCAGCATCAAgtgctgtaaccttagaatatctaGCGATGTGTTTGATCGGATTAGAATGAAGCAACGTGAGGATGAAGAGCTGGTGAAAATTTTAAGcgcgctcggtacggatcaAGCTAAGGGGTTCAATACGGGAACGGACGACATGTTGCGTTACATGGGTAGAACGTGCGTtccgaatgatggcgagctgaagagaattattctggaggaaggtcatcacagccgtcttagcatgcaccctggcatgactaagatgtatcaagacctccggaaatcattttggtggcctggaatgaagagtgatgtcgctcgttttgtggcatcatgtctAACCTGTCAACGAGCGAAGGCGGAGTATCAAAGACCTGGCGGTTTACTTCAACAGCTGgaaattcccgaatggaagtgggatagcatatccatggacttcgtgactcatctaccacgCACGGTCAGGAATCATGATTCAATCTGGGTGATCGTGGATAGgctaacgaagagcgcccacttcctgGCCGTAAACTTGAAGATGTCGATGACCAACTTGGCTAAGTTGTATATCCAGGAGATCGTTCGTCTGCATGGAGTACCTTCGAGCATaatttctgaccgagacacgaggttcacatctcggttttggcaatcctTACAAGGCGAATTGGGAAGCAGACTGCAGATGAGTTCAGCGTATCATCCTCAAACGGACGGCCAGTCTGAACGAACCATCCAGACGCTGGAAGatttactgaggacgtgcgtcctagatcacttaggCGCATGGGATGAGGTTCTGCCGCTAGTGGAGTTCACGtataacaacagtttccaggcgagcattggaatggcaccgtttgaagcactctatgggaggaaatgccgaacgccactttgttggttcaAGGAAGGAGAGAACGTGCTAACTGGACCTGAGCTTATCCAGCAAACGGCCGAGAAAGTCAAGCAAATCCAGGAGAGGTTGAAGATGTCTTTGAGCAGGCAGAAGTCTTACGCTGATAAGAGGAGAAGACCGTTGGAGTTCACTGCAGGAGATCATGTGTTCCTTCGACTCAATCCAATCACTGGTGTAGGACgagccgttcgtccaaagaagctgtcTCCCAAATTCATTGGACCATATCAGATTATGAGGAAGGTAGGACCAGTAGCGTACGAGCTTGCATTGCCGCCCCAGCTATCAAACCTTCACCCCGTTTTCCACGTTTCTCAACTTCGGAAGTATATAGCGAATCCATCACAtgtactggagttggaagacaTTCAGCTTCGTCCAGACCGAACGTTGGAATTGCATCCAGTTCGTATAGAAGATAGCCGCACCAAGTATTACAAAGGCAAGGACGTTCGTTTGGTGAAGATGGTGTGGGACGCTAAGACTGGTGATTCAACGTGGGAGGTTGAGAGCGCCATGAAGGACTTATACCCTAATCTATTTCCGGGTGAGTCTttaattttcgaggtcgaaaatttttgtagatagGTGGAATGTGAGATCTCGAAAATTAAAACCATAATTAAATGTCAAATCTGTAATtattgcactgctgagtcacctggctgcttccataaatgcaccgcgccacacgttcagtgcattaaaaacgcactaaacgctgcatgcacgagcgccacttgtcacgttggaagcTTCTGAAGTCAGAgtgggtgtgcaggtgtcggcttgGGAGACGTTCGTCCGCACGAACGTGGATTGAACAAAATGATTTTTCGAAAAACCCTTCCACTCACCTGtaccactcatcttcttcctcagaatccaactcttctttttctctaacttctctctagaaccagtccaccttctctctactgtaactcaccatttccttctccgatcacgtttcagaaccgtagaaacgttcctggAGACGTGAGCGTCTTTCTGATCCGAACAGAATTTGGAACCGGAACTGGTAAGTCCTCATTTCTAAGCGTTCGTCtttttggtttcatgcgaaccctagttttggttgcatgcatgggttctaGGTCTGAGTTATTCTGATTTCTGGTGTTTTAGAGTAAGTGGAAATTattgagcgaaacctgagggtaggACGTTGTTAGAGGAAGCGCTAAATCTTGCtttttgggagtacactgctatccaggtaagggaagcttaataatttggttcatacgtatatgattgtgtgcgagcatgatagaaatag
This Vigna angularis cultivar LongXiaoDou No.4 chromosome 4, ASM1680809v1, whole genome shotgun sequence DNA region includes the following protein-coding sequences:
- the LOC128196237 gene encoding uncharacterized protein LOC128196237, which translates into the protein MGRDSSYQWLRDIEKIFNAKRCPDENRLAYAEYLLTGEASHWWTSARAILADAQQPITWEVFRTKFYEEYFPDSVRFAKEVEFLQLVQGGMSVSEYTNKFKHLVRFNTMATSEVWQCRKFENGLRSDLKVLISSLCIRTFPAMVERAKVLERNMAEVERQKKQQQASRGPIVSRGGTVQRRPPYAHPNQSSQTNGSQAVVPVGQSGQGSVVCYQCGGPHYRSSCPQLVGVKHCNRCGRNGHSDHECNMSGRAVMRPPNAGRNQPRGGRAQASGRVYAITSAEAASSEDQESKGMVEERSSTRSGTGRSVVDEFADVFPEEIPGLPPQREVEFTIDLVTTATPISVQPYRMSPAEVKEDDIQKTAFRSRYGHYEYVVMPFGVTNAPAVFIEYMNRIFRPYLDKFVVVFIDDILIYSKTEGEHEEHLRLVLGVLREKELYAKLSKCEF